Within Palaemon carinicauda isolate YSFRI2023 chromosome 14, ASM3689809v2, whole genome shotgun sequence, the genomic segment tttttttttttttttttggtgacgatATCATAAtcacctattttttctttttttttgtggcgatattataatcaatttttttttttttggtggcgatattataatccccagttttttttcatattttttgttgggatataattcctctttagtttttttcCAGCCCATCCTTCTCATCTCTTGAAGGGCGAATCTTTTCAACTGGCCATCCCATATTAAATCcccagtctgctcaccagaaatttctttatgatataattccttcaactcgggGTGTATTTGAGAGAGACCGTCTACAAGTTGGGTAATAGCGTAATTCTTATGGTTTAATTCCATCTCTAGGTTCATGTTTCTTTCCATCATATCTTGATACTTCTCCTTATGAATTGCAAATTCGTCTTCTACTGAAGTtagattcctaatttcttcttccagtTTTTTATTCTTCTCGTCAGCCTTCACCAACATATTTTTTGTGGCTCTCTCCTCTGAGAGGTCTCTCTTCAGTCGTCTGttctctgctttaacaccagcaatttctttccagagtttttccagttcctcctcagccatttccagatcgcacaccacgtctttcttaattaatagttcaATCTTCAATTTGCAGTTCTCATCCTGGACAGTATCCAATTTAGTTCCTATTCTGTAGACCTCCTCGACTGCAGCattaagttcactttctaaagctgccttttgacaaacgttttcggtcttcagtctcttgttttcaaccttaacactgtccagttcagcccagaGTCTTCGGATCTCCTTatcagcactttcgacgtattcctccaagtcgctcttttccCAAAGTTTCTCGTTAGCTGTCAACAGATCTCCTGCTACTCTTTCCAGCCTCTTCTCGAGCATCCGAATTTCCTCAtgggcattttctaattccttttctacaGCCACCTTGgtcaaaagctcatcacgaattttaTCGTTTCGAACTTCAactttttctagacttaccataagaTTTTCAATATTCTTATTGGCTCTTTCAATATCATCTATTAAAGCTAAGTTAGCGATGTTATTAGATGACTCAATTTTTCCTGTCTCTACAGAAGTCTTGACCAAAAGCTCCTCACGAAGTTTTTCGTTTTGatcttcagctttttctagactttcCATAAGAGACTCAATTCTCTTATTGGCTCTATTTAAATCTTCATTTATAGCTGATATAGCTATGTTGTCCTTAGCtaactcaatttcttctgcctctTCGCCATCGACCTCTTCACGGATGTTTTTTAAGTCAATTCCCGTTTCAGTTTCTTGATGTATTTTAGCGAGGAAatcatcaaacaactgaattccCTCATCTGCACCGTCTAATtcctcacttagatccttttgAGATACTTCCTCCAATTGTGTGCGTTCCCTAGTTTCTTCGGCAACGTGATTCGCCCCACCGTAGACTGCTGGTTGTGATTCGCCCCACCGTAGACTgctggttgcagtctctccatttcctcccggtccatcaaatccaagaatttttctgcttctcgATGTGAATCTtctccccagcaccatgccatggTGCCAAAAGTAGTCAAAGATCCTATCAAAATAAgcctgtcagtcataaatctaaccattttgtacagtaaagatttactcaatgctttacatggctaaggaatatagcattaaaattagaaaaaaaaaatattgacacatttctctgaagacgaagaattcctggagccaaggaagatgaagattttcagagtcttcactggagacaaaatgatcctgtagcagccattgagaaacagttcaaggcctggcaaaaaaacaatagatttccaattACTCCCCTTTGGGAGATCAGTTGGAGACGAAATCATTCTGAAGACCTGTCAGAAAagcgactcaaagatccagtgaagacaagaaaatcctgcagactttgggagctca encodes:
- the LOC137652676 gene encoding flagellar attachment zone protein 1-like, with protein sequence MVLGRRFTSRSRKILGFDGPGGNGETATSSLRWGESQPAVYGGANHVAEETRERTQLEEVSQKDLSEELDGADEGIQLFDDFLAKIHQETETGIDLKNIREEVDGEEAEEIELAKDNIAISAINEDLNRANKRIESLMESLEKAEDQNEKLREELLVKTSVETGKIESSNNIANLALIDDIERANKNIENLMVSLEKVEVRNDKIRDELLTKVAVEKELENAHEEIRMLEKRLERVAGDLLTANEKLWEKSDLEEYVESADKEIRRLWAELDSVKVENKRLKTENVCQKAALESELNAAVEEVYRIGTKLDTVQDENCKLKIELLIKKDVVCDLEMAEEELEKLWKEIAGVKAENRRLKRDLSEERATKNMLVKADEKNKKLEEEIRNLTSVEDEFAIHKEKYQDMMERNMNLEMELNHKNYAITQLVDGLSQIHPELKELYHKEISGEQTGDLIWDGQLKRFALQEMRRMGWKKTKEELYPNKKYEKKLGIIISPPKKKKLIIISPQKKRKNR